From one Amphiura filiformis chromosome 13, Afil_fr2py, whole genome shotgun sequence genomic stretch:
- the LOC140168705 gene encoding uncharacterized protein, translated as MADPMMSHSLQMAKIATPLKTKQMKMTENLPTDEPSDEAEPSTPSDHPEDEDRPLDESQADDDGKPDDEKSVADDDGPITPLEEKPVESGPTDLDDSESPEDESSPADEEKEPESESQPDESDRPSELASDDESPGDDKEPKDDMSEPDETATEDRPTESSPEEEQTPGDEPLSQDGRPDDESQPTDGEDSDASQDEADEDDREPPDETSPTDEPSDEAEPSTPSGHPEDEDRPLDESQADDDGKPDDEKSVADDDGPITPLEEKPVESGPTDLDDSESPEDESSPADEEKQPESESQPDESDRPSELAGDDESPGDDKEPKDDMSEPDETATEDRPTESSPEEEQTPGDEPLSQDGRPDDESQPTDGKDSDASQDEADDDDREPVSESVIAPSDQKPDETSPTDEPSDEAEPSAPSDHPEDEDRPLDESQADDDGKPDDEKYVGDDDGPITPVDEKPVESGPNDLDDSELPEDESSPADEEKEPESESQPDESDRPSELAGDDESPGDDKEPKDDMSEPDETATEDRPTESSPEEEQTPGDEPLSQDGRPDDESQPTDGKDSDASQDEADEDDREPVSESVIAPSDQKPDETSPTDEPSDEAEPSTPSDHPEDEDRPLDESQADDDGKPDDEKSVCDDDGPITPLEEKPVESGPKDLDDSESPEDDSSPADEEKEPESESQRDESDRPSELAGNDESPGDDKEPKDDMSEPDETATEDRPTESSPEEEQTPGDEPLSQDGRPDDESQPTDGKDSDASQDEADEDDREPVSESVIAPSDQKPDETSPTDEPSDEAEPSTPSDHPEDEDRPLDESQADYDGKPDDEKSFADDDGPITPLEEKPVESGPKDLDDSESPEDESSPADEEKEPESESQPDESDRPSELAGDDESPGDDKEPKDDMSEPDETATEDRPTESSPEEEQTPGDEPLSQDGRPDDESQPTDGKDSDASQDEADEDDREPVSESVIAPSDQKPDETIPTDEPSDEAEPSTPSDHPEDEDRPLDESQADYDGKPDDEKSFADDDGPITPLEEKPVESGPKDLDDSESPEDESSPADEEKESESESQPDESDRPSELAGDDESPGDDKEPKDDMSEPDETATEDRPTESSPEEEQTPGDEPLSQDGRPDDESQPTDGKDSDASQDEADEDDREPVSESVIAPSDQKPDETSPTDEPSDEAEPSTPSDHPEDEDRPFDESQADDDGKPDDEKSVADDDGPITPLEEKPVESGPTDLDDSESPEDESSPADEEKEPESESQPDESDRPSELAGDDESPGDDKEPKDDMSEPDETATEDRPTESSPEEEQTPGDEPLSQDGRPDDESQPTDAKDSDTSQDEADEDDREPVFESVIAPSDQKPDETSPTDEPSDEAEPSTPSDHPEDEDRPLDESQADDGGKPDDEKSVADDDGPITPLEEKPVESGPTDLDDSESPEDESSPADKEKEPESESQPDESDRPSELAGDDESPGDDQEPKDDMSEPDETATEDRPTESSPEDEQTPSDEPLSQDGRPDDESQPTDGKDSDASQDEADEDDREPVSESVIAPSDQKPDETSPTDEPSDEAEPSTPSDHPEDEDRPLDESQADDDGKPDDEKSVADDDGPITPLEEKPVESGPTDLGDSESPEDESSPADEEKEPKSESQPDESDRPSELALDDESPGDDKEPKDDMSEPDQTATEDRPTESSPEDEQTPGDEPLSQDGRPDDESQPTDGKDSDASQDEADDDREPVSESVIAPSDQKPDETSPTDEPSDEAEPSTPSDHPENVDRPLDELQADDDDGKPDDEKSVDQNMEPVVENPVECSHVSPVETSPDIFDDIADNDDKAADEQQKPSSELENEPSDNESDNEKSPSDLIGDENNESVDVDDEKSDIESDEDVDDEDKPEVNEEPVECTTVPAEETAPDIFDKLMHEGKPEESEDDLPSPSRETEEPVEEAKLGEEEPEERSEPEKSRKRPPLLRSPSDVFVSAPLEETEPVEEANLLDDDQVLNDIPEKAIEDQVPEEDQEQTEKRPPLLRSPSDAFVSAPSEESEPVQEAKLLDENRPLEAIPEKASEDHIPDDQDERSEDQPTKRPPLLRSPSDAFVPAPSEDSDPVQEAKLLSEDQPLDILPEKASEDQVPDDDQEESEPSEADQSKDETPKQRPPLLRRPSDVFISAPIEEVDQVQEAQLLTEDQPLKAIPEKANEDHIPDDQKETDKPTESSLPMKDRRPSNIFQTPETRDTEPIQEAALVEQTEPISDDEPSKGHEAVLLSDEDLDTATEDDIPSSSDDDDDREPVSESVVAPREQVPDESIPEEAPPLAAAAAVAPEPPRDDDNRPIFMSMRCPSNDELSGTPMYLTLDVKVDAPQPNVIEIFFDGTPKNVTYHAPDGSSQPLMVNQPVITLASGGAAGGESDENRSEHGSSDSSYDSDVDIEPPPSASGNDSGIPPFLSDQASSPPPQHRGRPVFTKQLQDTTAIEGDSAMMQCYVHGVPSPDVTWYKDGREIHDSDHIQISTSNFGDHYLDIVINNVTTADAGVYTVEAHNSEGSASSSAVLTVETLNGNLINSQLRPESGYRSGSGMSTDRSGGPGENGRRDNRGRGNGGLSSSGKGSFGAQRGNKGSPTDSNSDATNKAFVYLDTPFPLSATDLPPPTKGAETKPITIPQVSATQSGNSQGVSLQFYFSSVNNMVRMVWTKNGQKVQQHEATCRLSVEYEFGELSFYNYGGTQAGAYRIVLLNRPGDVYTEDSNEPHMPVELGKKGGSQYPADDINSKKNKTKERKAKGQNDSVSIKA; from the exons ATGGCAGACCCGATGATGAGTCACAGCCTACAGATGGCAAAGATAGCGACGCCTCTCAAGACGAAGcagatgaagatgacagagaacct tccaactgatgagccttctgacgaaGCTGAACCATCAACACCTTCTGATCATCCAGAAGATGAGGACAGACCACTTGATGAatcacaggctgatgatgatggtaaacccGATGATGAGAAATCTGTCGCCGATGACGATGGGCCAATTACACCACTAGAAGAAAAGCCTGTGGAAAGTGGTCCAACAGATCTGGATGATAGTGAGTCACCAGAGGATGAGTCTTCACCAGCAGACGAAGAGAAAGAGCCAGAGAGTGAATCTCAACCTGATGAAAGTGATAGACCAAGTGAGTTGGCTAGTGATGACGAATCTCCTGGCGATGACAAGGAgcccaaagatgacatgtctgAACCAGACGAGACTGCCACTGAGGACAGACCAACAGAGTCAAGTCCTGAAGAAGAACAAACACCTGGTGACGAGCCATTGTCCCAGGACGGCAGACCTGATGATGAGTCACAGCCTACTGATGGTGAAGATAGCGACGCCTCTCAAGACGAAGcagatgaagatgacagagaacct CCTGATGAGACTAGTccaactgatgagccttctgacgaaGCTGAACCATCAACACCTTCTGGTCATCCAGAAGATGAGGACAGACCACTTGATGAatcacaggctgatgatgatggtaaacccGATGATGAGAAATCTGTCGCCGATGACGATGGGCCAATTACACCACTAGAAGAAAAGCCTGTGGAAAGTGGTCCAACAGATCTGGATGATAGTGAGTCACCAGAGGATGAGTCTTCACCAGCAGACGAAGAGAAACAGCCAGAGAGTGAATCTCAACCTGATGAAAGTGATAGACCAAGTGAGTTGGCTGGTGATGACGAATCTCCTGGCGATGACAAGGAgcccaaagatgacatgtctgAACCAGACGAGACTGCCACTGAGGACAGACCAACAGAGTCAAGTCCTGAAGAAGAACAAACACCCGGTGACGAGCCATTGTCCCAGGACGGCAGACCCGATGATGAGTCACAGCCTACTGATGGTAAAGATAGCGACGCCTCTCAAGACGAAGCAGATGACGATGACAGAGAACCTGTTTCTGAGAGTGTGATTGCCCCAAGTGACCAAAAGCCTGATGAGACTAGTccaactgatgagccttctgacgaaGCTGAACCATCAGCACCCTCTGATCATCCAGAAGATGAAGACAGACCACTTGATGAatcacaggctgatgatgatggtaaacccGATGATGAGAAATATGTCGGCGATGACGATGGGCCAATTACACCAGTAGACGAAAAGCCTGTGGAAAGTGGTCCAAATGATCTGGACGATAGTGAGTTACCAGAGGATGAGTCTTCACCAGCAGACGAAGAGAAAGAGCCAGAGAGTGAATCTCAACCTGATGAAAGTGATAGACCAAGTGAATTGGCTGGTGATGACGAATCTCCTGGCGATGACAAGGAgcccaaagatgacatgtctgAACCAGACGAGACTGCCACTGAAGACAGACCAACAGAGTCAAGTCCTGAAGAAGAACAAACACCTGGTGACGAGCCATTGTCCCAGGATGGTAGACCCGATGATGAGTCACAGCCTACTGATGGTAAAGATAGCGACGCCTCTCAAGACGAAGcagatgaagatgacagagaacctGTTTCTGAAAGTGTGATTGCCCCAAGTGACCAAAAGCCTGATGAGACTAGTccaactgatgagccttctgacgaaGCTGAACCATCAACACCTTCTGATCATCCAGAAGATGAGGACAGACCACTTGATGAatcacaggctgatgatgatggtaaacccGATGATGAAAAATCTGTCTGCGATGACGATGGGCCAATTACACCACTAGAAGAAAAGCCTGTGGAAAGTGGTCCAAAAGATCTGGACGATAGTGAGTCACCAGAGGATGATTCTTCACCAGCAGACGAAGAGAAAGAGCCAGAGAGTGAATCTCAACGTGATGAAAGTGATAGACCAAGTGAGTTGGCTGGTAATGACGAATCTCCTGGCGATGACAAGGAgcccaaagatgacatgtctgAACCAGACGAGACTGCCACTGAGGACAGACCAACAGAGTCAAGTCCTGAAGAAGAACAAACACCTGGTGACGAGCCATTGTCCCAGGATGGCAGACCCGATGATGAGTCACAGCCTACTGATGGCAAAGATAGCGACGCCTCTCAAGACGAAGcagatgaagatgacagagaacctGTTTCTGAAAGTGTGATTGCCCCAAGTGACCAAAAGCCTGATGAGACTAGTccaactgatgagccttctgacgaaGCTGAACCATCAACACCTTCTGATCATCCAGAAGATGAGGACAGACCACTTGATGAATCACAGGCTGATTATGATGGTAAACCCGATGATGAGAAATCTTTCGCCGATGACGATGGGCCAATTACACCACTAGAAGAAAAGCCTGTGGAAAGTGGTCCAAAAGATCTGGATGATAGTGAGTCACCAGAGGATGAGTCTTCACCAGCAGACGAAGAGAAAGAGCCAGAGAGTGAATCTCAACCTGATGAAAGTGATAGACCAAGTGAGTTGGCTGGTGATGACGAATCTCCTGGCGATGACAAGGAgcccaaagatgacatgtctgAACCAGACGAGACTGCCACTGAGGACAGACCAACAGAGTCAAGTCCTGAAGAAGAACAAACACCTGGTGACGAGCCATTGTCCCAGGATGGCAGACCCGATGATGAGTCACAGCCTACTGATGGCAAAGATAGCGACGCCTCTCAAGACGAAGcagatgaagatgacagagaacctGTTTCTGAAAGTGTGATTGCCCCAAGTGACCAAAAGCCTGATGAGACTATTccaactgatgagccttctgacgaaGCTGAACCATCAACACCTTCTGATCATCCAGAAGATGAGGACAGACCACTTGATGAATCACAGGCTGATTATGATGGTAAACCCGATGATGAGAAATCTTTCGCCGATGACGATGGGCCAATTACACCACTAGAAGAAAAGCCTGTGGAAAGTGGTCCAAAAGATCTGGATGATAGTGAGTCACCAGAGGATGAGTCTTCACCAGCAGACGAAGAGAAAGAGTCAGAGAGTGAATCTCAACCTGATGAAAGTGATAGACCAAGTGAGTTGGCTGGTGATGACGAATCTCCTGGCGATGACAAGGAgcccaaagatgacatgtctgAACCAGACGAGACTGCCACTGAGGACAGACCAACAGAGTCAAGTCCTGAAGAAGAACAAACACCTGGTGACGAGCCATTGTCCCAGGATGGCAGACCCGATGATGAGTCACAGCCTACTGATGGCAAAGATAGCGACGCCTCTCAAGACGAAGcagatgaagatgacagagaacctGTTTCTGAAAGTGTGATTGCCCCAAGTGACCAAAAGCCTGATGAGACTAGTccaactgatgagccttctgacgaaGCTGAACCATCAACACCTTCTGATCATCCAGAAGATGAGGACAGACCATTTGATGAatcacaggctgatgatgatggtaaacccGATGATGAGAAATCTGTCGCCGATGACGATGGGCCAATTACACCACTAGAAGAAAAGCCTGTGGAAAGTGGTCCAACAGATCTGGATGATAGTGAGTCACCAGAGGATGAGTCTTCACCAGCAGACGAAGAGAAAGAGCCAGAGAGTGAATCTCAACCTGATGAAAGTGATAGACCAAGTGAGTTGGCTGGTGATGACGAATCTCCTGGCGATGACAAGGAgcccaaagatgacatgtctgAACCAGACGAGACTGCCACTGAGGACAGACCAACAGAGTCAAGTCCTGAAGAAGAACAAACACCTGGTGACGAGCCATTGTCTCAGGATGGCAGACCCGATGATGAGTCACAGCCTACTGATGCCAAAGATAGCGACACCTCTCAAGACGAAGcagatgaagatgacagagaacctGTTTTTGAAAGTGTGATTGCCCCAAGTGACCAAAAGCCTGATGAGACTAGTccaactgatgagccttctgacgaaGCTGAACCATCAACACCTTCTGATCATCCAGAAGATGAGGACAGACCACTTGATGAATCACAGGCTGATGATGGTGGTAAACCCGATGATGAGAAATCTGTCGCCGATGACGATGGGCCAATTACACCACTAGAAGAAAAGCCTGTGGAAAGTGGTCCAACAGATCTGGATGATAGTGAGTCACCAGAGGATGAGTCTTCACCAGCAGACAAAGAGAAAGAGCCAGAGAGTGAATCTCAACCTGATGAAAGTGATAGACCAAGTGAGTTAGCTGGTGATGACGAATCTCCTGGCGATGACCAGGAgcccaaagatgacatgtctgAACCAGACGAGACTGCCACTGAGGACAGACCAACAGAGTCAAGTCCTGAAGATGAACAAACACCTAGTGACGAGCCATTGTCCCAAGATGGCAGACCCGATGATGAGTCACAGCCTACTGATGGCAAAGATAGCGACGCCTCTCAAGATGAAGcagatgaagatgacagagaacctGTTTCAGAGAGCGTGATTGCCCCAAGTGATCAAAAGCCTGATGAGACTAGTccaactgatgagccttctgacgaaGCTGAACCATCAACACCTTCTGATCATCCAGAAGATGAGGACAGACCACTTGATGAatcacaggctgatgatgatggtaaacccGATGATGAGAAATCTGTCGCCGATGACGATGGGCCAATTACACCACTAGAAGAAAAGCCTGTGGAAAGTGGTCCAACAGATCTGGGTGATAGTGAGTCACCAGAGGATGAGTCTTCACCAGCAGACGAAGAGAAAGAGCCAAAGAGTGAATCTCAACCTGATGAAAGTGATAGACCAAGTGAGTTAGCTCTTGATGACGAATCTCCTGGCGATGACAAGGAgcccaaagatgacatgtctgAACCAGACCAGACTGCCACTGAGGACAGACCAACAGAGTCAAGTCCTGAAGACGAACAAACACCTGGTGACGAGCCATTGTCCCAGGATGGCAGACCCGATGATGAGTCACAGCCTACTGATGGCAAAGATAGCGACGCCTCTCAAGACGAAGCAGATGATGACAGAGAACCTGTTTCTGAGAGTGTGATTGCCCCAAGTGACCAAAAGCCTGATGAGACTAGTccaactgatgagccttctgacgaaGCTGAACCATCAACACCTTCTGATCATCCAGAAAATGTGGACAGACCACTTGATGAATtacaggctgatgatgatgatggtaaacccGATGATGAGAAATCTGTTGATCAAAATATGGAACCTGTTGTGGAGAATCCTGTTGAATGCTCCCATGTTTCGCCTGTGGAAACATCTCCTGATATATTTGACGACATAGCTGATAATGATGATAAAGCGGCTGATGAGCAGCAGAAACCTTCATCAGAATTAGAAAATGAGCCTTCGGATAATGAATCTGACAATGAAAAGTCACCTTCAGACCTAATTGgagatgaaaataatgaaagtgttgatgttgatgatgaaaaGTCTGATATTGAATCAGATGAGGATGTTGATGACGAAGACAAACCAGAAGTGAATGAAGAACCAGTTGAGTGTACAACAGTACCAGCAGAAGAAACTGCTcctgatatttttgataaactGATGCACGAAGGAAAACCTGAAGAGTCAGAAGATGATTTACCATCTCCATCAAGGGAGACAGAAGAACCAGTTGAGGAAGCAAAACTTGGTGAAGAAGAACCTGAAGAGAGAAGTGAACCTGAAAAGTCAAGAAAGCGTCCACCACTGTTGAGAAGCCCATCAGATGTTTTTGTATCGGCTCCTTTAGAGGAAACCGAGCCAGTTGAAGAAGCCAACTTGCTTGATGATGATCAAGTTTTGAATGATATTCCAGAAAAAGCAATTGAGGATCAAGTTCCTGAAGAAGACCAAGAACAGACTGAAAAACGACCACCACTTTTGCGGAGCCCTTCAGATGCTTTTGTATCAGCTCCTAGTGAAGAAAGTGAGCCTGTACAAGAGGCCAAATTGCTTGATGAAAATCGGCCTTTGGAAGCTATTCCAGAAAAGGCGAGTGAAGATCATATTCCTGATGACCAAGATGAGCGCTCTGAAGATCAACCCACTAAACGGCCCCCACTTTTGAGAAGTCCCTCAGATGCCTTTGTTCCAGCTCCGTCTGAAGATTCTGATCCTGTTCAAGAGGCCAAATTGCTTAGTGAAGATCAACCATTGGATATTCTACCCGAGAAAGCAAGCGAAGATCAAGTACCTGATGATGATCAAGAAGAATCAGAACCCTCAGAAGCTGACCAATCAAAAGATGAAACACCAAAGCAACGACCACCACTTCTACGTAGACCTTCAGATGTGTTTATATCAGCTCCTATTGAAGAGGTTGATCAAGTCCAAGAAGCCCAATTACTTACTGAAGACCAACCTTTGAAGGCCATACCAGAGAAGGCAAATGAAGACCATATACCTGATGATCAAAAAGAAACGGATAAACCAACAGAGTCCAGTCTACCTATGAAAGACAGGAGACCATCCAATATATTCCAAACACCCGAAACTAGAGACACAGAACCAATTCAAGAAGCAGCATTAGTTGAACAAACTGAACCGATATCGGATGATGAACCCTCTAAAGGTCATGAAGCAGTTTTGCTCTCAGACGAAGATCTCGATACAGCAACTGAAGACGATATACCTTCATcatctgatgatgatgacgatagaGAACCTGTTTCCGAGAGCGTGGTTGCTCCCCGTGAGCAAGTACCAGATGAATCTATACCAGAAGAAGCCCCACCCCTTGCAGCAGCTGCAGCCGTAGCTCCGGAACCACCAAGAGATGACGATAATAGACCGATATTCATGTCAATGAGATGTCCATCAAATGATGAACTTTCAGGAACTCCAATGTACTTGACTTTGGATGTTAAAGTGGATGCACCGCAACCAAACGTGATTGAAATCTTCTTTGATGGCACGCCAAAGAATGTCACATACCATGCTCCAGATGGTTCAAGTCAACCGCTAATGGTTAATCAACCTGTTATAACATTAGCATCTGGAGGTGCCGCAGGTGGTGAATCAGACGAGAACAGATCAGAGCATGGATCATCGGACAGTAGTTACGATTCTGATGTGGATATTGAGCCGCCACCTAGTGCTAGTGGAAATGATAGCGGGATACCACCTTTCTTATCAGATCAAGCTTCATCACCGCCACCGCAGCATCGGGGAAGACCAGTATTTACCAAGCAACTTCAAGATACAACAGCAATTGAAGGTGACTCTGCTATGATGCAGTGTTACGTACACGGTGTGCCATCACCTGATGTAACATGGTACAAAGACGGACGAGAGATACATGACAGCGACCACATACAAATATCTACTTCTAATTTTGGCGATCATTACCTCGACATTGTGATCAATAATGTGACAACTGCAGATGCCGGAGTATACACGGTGGAAGCACATAATTCAGAAGGCAGCGCTTCTAGTAGTGCTGTACTGACAGTAGAAACTTTAAATGGAAACCTAATCAATTCACAACTGAGGCCTGAATCTGGATATAGATCAGGTTCGGGCATGAGTACTGATCGTAGTGGGGGACCAGGAGAAAACGGACGACGTGACAATCGAGGTCGCGGAAACGGTGGATTGTCATCCAGCGGAAAAGGCTCGTTTGGAGCACAAAGAGGAAACAAAGGATCCCCTACTGATAGTAACTCTGATGCCACCAACAAGGCATTTGTGTATTTAGATACTCCGTTCCCACTATCCGCAACAGACTTGCCCCCACCCACAAAAGGGGCTGAAACAAAACCGATAACAATACCACAAGTGAGCGCCACGCAATCCGGCAACAGCCAAGGTGTTTCTCTACAATTCTACTTTTCATCTGTGAACAATATGGTTCGAATGGTTTGGACGAAGAACGGACAGAAAGTGCAACAACATGAAGCAACCTGTAGACTCTCTGTGGAATACGAATTTGGTGAATTATCTTTTTACAACTATGGCGGCACCCAAGCTGGTGCCTACCGGATAGTACTCTTGAACAGACCCGGTGATGTGTATACGGAAGACAGTAACGAACCTCACATGCCAGTTGAACTGGGGAAAAAGGGTGGTTCACAATACCCTGCTGATGACATAAACTCTAAAAAGAACAAAACGAAAGAACGAAAGGCCAAAGGCCAAAATGACTCAGTTTCTATAAAAGCTTAA